Below is a window of Staphylococcus succinus DNA.
TCATTATCAATGGTTGTATCTAATAAAACATTAGATGTGGCATCAGTCAACTCTTTTAAAGTAGATAACCCTAGACCACGATTTTTACCTTTTGTAGAGAAATTCTCTTGAAAGAGTGTGTGGATACGTGGCATATTCGGTTCACATTTATTCATCACAATAAACATTACTGAATCATCATTGTCTTTAATGAAAGCAATACGAATAAGTGGATCGTCTTCTATTTTTTCGGAAGCTTCTATTGCATTATCAAGTACGATGCCAATGACTCTGCTTAAATTAATAATAGGCATATCAATTCTCTCTATAGGTTCTGGCACTTCTATACTAATTCTAATACTTTTTTCTTGCGCTTGTAATATCTTTGTTGTTAATAGACCCTTGATTTCACGGACTTTTAGGTTTTCAATACCGTTAATTTTTATAGTGTTCATTTGCATACTATCTTGCATAGGTAAAATTTCTTCGTTGAAATATTTTTTTAAACCGTCCATATCACTTTCCCTAATGAATTCAGACATAGTAGATAGTATGTTCACATAATCATGACGGAACTTACGCATCTCATTATTAATATTTTCTATTTGTAGAGTATATTTATAATAATTTTCAATTTCCTGCATATTACGCTTGTACTGAATTTGTCGAATAATACTAAAAGAGATAGTAATAATGAGTATAGCAATCGTAATTATGAAAACAGCATACATTACAACTACAAATTTAATATCAGCAAAGGACATTATTTTATTAGGAACATAAGAATAAAGTAATAACAAGGCTATCAAAAGTAAAGTACCAACAATACTTAAATAAATTTTATTTAATGATAAATCAGATCTTAATAGCTGATTCATGAAAAATCTGGCTATAAATGAAAAAAATAAAGTTATTATAGCAAAAATAATTAAATATAATATATTAAAAATCAAACTAGTTTCTATATAATCATAAATCATTGCAGCTAACCAGATTGATAAAAAATTTGCTATATATAAAATGAAGAAAATAATTAAAATAGAAACAAGACCAATAACTTTGTTCTTAAAATATATAAATATTGCTGAACCTATCAATAAAACGATCATAGCTTTAGTATTGAAAAAGTAAAAAACAATAGTAGAAGGGATTATAATCCCTAAAATAGAAATATAATCCCTGAAATTGTAGTTAATATTATTTAATATTTTTATGATGACAAATAAAATTATTGCTTGAAATAACGTTAAAATTATTGAGTTTAAGATTGCCATTTTCCACACACTTTCTAAAGAAACATTATTCGTACAATTTAGTTATTTCTGATGGTACTTCAGGCTCATCAAAAAAACCACCGCAAGGTTTTGCTCCTGCAATCACACCTAGTACTGAGAAAAATTTAGCAAATAAGTTTAAAATAGATTCAAAAATATTCATGATTTAACATCCTCCTTAGGGAAAAATATAGGTAGTTGAGTTCCTGCAATTAATACAATACCCAAAAGTATTAATTGTTGGTAAGAATCTTTGAAAAAAACTGAAATAATTAATAATAATAAAGTTACGACAATTGTTTTGGATTTTTTTCTTTTTTTCAATCTTATTGGAATTGGTTGTTTTTTTGTTTCTGCTGGTGCATAAATTACTAAAACAACAAAGCCAATGATTGCTAATGAATACATAAACAGACTAGACACGTTCATATACCCTAAAAGCCAAGGTAATAAAACAAAAAATAATAAATTTTGCATATGACATAGTAATGAAGATTTTGCATGAGCTCCATGTGCATATAGTCTAATGAAAAAATATGATAAATGTACAGTCAGTGTATAAAGAAAGAGATGGCATAGGATTGAAACGCCATATGTTACTAATGCTTTAAAAAAGTTACTGACAACTACTTGCATTCCCAAACGCATCTTTAAATATTCAATGTGTTCTAAGTTATTGCGCTGTTGTAAGTATTTTGAAAACTTATCAATTTTATTATCAATTAACTTTGACATTGCGTTTCTCTCCTTATGCGTATTATACAATTTTAATTAAGTTTTAGGCGTCTTATTGCGTAACTGTATATTTTGTGTTCCTAACTGTTGAAAATCTATATCTGTTCAATTTTAACATATATTTTTGTACAGTTAAGAATAAAATATTACAAGTTAAGGAATTTTTAACGAAGTACGTAAAATACATGGTTTAATGTACTTGTATCACAAAGAAGTGATAAACATTTTACAAATCATCTAATAACTTTTGTTTGAATGATGATGTTAATTAGGCTTAAGAGCAGGGGCCTAATTAATTAACTAATATTGTAGCTCTACTTTCTTCGTATAGTTGTTATAGTTACAAATTAGTTCTCGTTTTTCAATTCTTTGAATACAAACAGAGGAGGCTGATGTAGTGACAAATGACATTCCAGCAGCAATTAGTGGTTTTGTAAAATAGTACTAACAAGTACATAAGTGCTTAATTTATTAAGCAAACTTGTTTGATTTGTAGAATATTCCCAATTCTCCTATCGACTTGTATTTATTTCAGATTTGTAGACCTTCCCAGTCTCGAATCGAGAATCATTTTAATTATTCAGATTTGCAGACCTTTCCCAGTCTCTAATCGAGTTTCATTTAATTACTTGGATTTGTAGACCTTTCCCAGTCTCGAATCAAGAATCATTTTAATTATTCGCATTTGAAGAACATTCCCAATCTCAAAGCGGATACTATTTAGATTTGTAGACCCTTCCCAGTCTCAAGTCAAATAACATTTTAACATTGTCTATAACAGAGACAATTTAAAGTATTAACATGTAAGCTATCGTAAACATCATTCAATTTATCATTATAATCGGTAAATTCACTAAATTTTTTTCATAATTAATAACATCCCCAAAAATAGATAGAGAAATAACTGTAAAACATTCCCTTAATAATAAGTTACAAAAACCGTGAGCCCCTCCCAAGCTCACGGTTTTTATTATGCTATTATTTATATAAATGTGGTCTTAAGTTTTTAAAGACAGGTATTGCTTCACGTTGTGCTGTGACTTCATCTAAATCTAATGAACATGATAAATGGTCAGGTTTATCTTTTAATTGTGCAATAATTTCACCATTTGGATTAATTACAAGAGAATGTCCTGCATATTGAGTCTTTCCATCATCGCCACAACCATTACAAGCTACAACATATATATCATTTTCAATTGCACGTGCTTTTAAAAGGGCGATCCAATGATCTACTCTTACTTCAGGCCATTGAGCAACGTAAAACACAATTTGTGCTTCCTTTCTAGCGGGATAGCGTAGTAATTCGGGAAAGCGGAGGTCGTAACATATAATTTGTGTTACTTTTGCTCCATTAGATAAGGTGAATGCTTCGGGCACAGCATTTCCAGCAGATAAATAACTAGGTTCATTGAGCATTGGTACAAGGTGGACTTTATTATAGCTATTGATCAAATAACCATTTCTTGATACTGCAAAAGCAGTGTTATAAATATCGCCTTTTAAATTATTTGATACAGATCCTGCAATGACATCGACTTTATATTGGATAGCGAGTTTGGAAATAAATTCAAAACTTCTTGATAATTGATTATCTGATAATTCTTTTAATTGGGGTAGGGCATAACCATTGTTCCACATTTCTGGTAAGACTACGATATCTGTTTCTGACGTGACATATTCTGCAAACCAATTTGTAATTGTTTCTTCATTTAAAGAAACATTGGCTGGTTCAACTTTAAATTGAAATATTTCTATATTCATCTCTATCGCCCCTTAGCTTAGTGTTAGGACAAATATACTAGATATAAATGTATAATTCAAAATTAATATAAGATTTTTTAAATAGTTCAATTCAATCATAAGTAACAAATAATAAAACTGTCGATAATGAAAGGGTCATTATCGACAGTTTTATTTTGATTTATAAATGATTATTTAGCTATATTAATTATTTTCTAACTAAAAAGCGTTTGCTTACATCATGAAATTCTTTATCGCCAGCTTCTTCACGAATATTCCCGAAAGGCATTTGTGCTACTAATTTCCATGTGTTAGGAATTTCGAAAGTTTCAGTTACAGCTGCGTCAACTAATGGATTATAGTGTTGTAATGATGCCCCTACGCCTTCAGTACTCAAAGCAGTCCAAATTGCAAATTGGTGCATTGCATTTGTTTGGCTTGACCAAATAGCAAAATTCTCAGCATAATTAGGCATTTGATTCTGTAAACCTTCAATTACTTCTTGATCTTCAAAGTAGAGGATTGTGCCGTGTGAATGTTTGAAGTTATCAATTTTATCAGAAGTAGGTTGGAAATCACGGTCATCGCCCATAACTTTTTTCAGTTCATCTTTAGCAATGTTCCAAAATTTATTATGGTTATCATTTAATAACAATACGATTCTTGTTGATTGAGAGTTAAATGAAGACGGTACGTGTTTGATTGCATGCTCTATAATGCTTTCTACCTCATTGTCAGAAATTGAAATATCTTGATCTAAGCTATAGATTGTACGTCTTGATTCTATTGCATTTTGAAAAGTAGTTAAGCTACTTGTATTTTTACTAAAAAGTCCCATTGTGAAAACTCCTTCTTAATCTAATTTATATATCAAGTATAATAATTATATTCGAGTTTGTAAATAGGGTTTTACATAAAATTTCAAAAAGGTTAATATTATCTTTCAAAACCTTACTTTTAATGAAAAAAACTACGATTTCTAATATACTAAGTTATGATAGTGAAAAATTCTTTTAGGAGGTGAGTGTATGAAAAATTATATTTCACATAAATTGATAGTTTCCAGCTTTGCATTTGCTTTAAGTGCAACCTTAGTATCCAAACCAACACATGCTGCAGGTGAGCAATTGGATAATCAGCTGCAAAATAATTCAAGGACTAATAGCGAAATAAATGATAATCAAGAGACTTCAAATATATTGAATGATGATACTAACCAAGATATGCAACAAAAAGTGAATAGCTCAGGGATAAATCATCCAAGATTGGTTGAAGATCCAGCTCAAGTGGTATCTGCAGTGAGTGGTAGTGATAAAACGAAAAATATAACAGATACCTCACAATCTAATGATACGGATCAAGATAACAGCGATGGAACCGAGGAACCAACGCAACCAGATAATCGAAGCGATGATGGAGCAGGAGACACTTCACAACCCGATGATACGGATCAAGACAATAGCGATGGAACTGAGGAGCCAACGCAACCAGATAATCCAAGCGATGATGGAGCAGGAGACACTTCACAACCCGATGATACGAATCAAGACAACAGTGATGGAACCGAGAAACCAACAGAACCAGATAAACCAAGTGATGGCGGAACCGAGGAGCCAACAGAACCAGATAATCCGAGTGATGATGGAACAGGAGACACTTCAAAGCCCGACGATACGGATCAAGACAATAGCGACGGAACTGAGAAACCAACAGAACCAGATAATCCGAGTGATGGCGGAACAGGAGACACTTCAAAGCCCGATGACACGAATCAAGATAATAGCGATGGAGCCGAGGAACCAACGGAGCCAGATAACCCGAGTGATGATGGAGCAGGAGACACTTCAAAGCCCGATGACACGAATCAAGATAATAGCGATGGAGCCGAGGAACCAACGGAGCCAGATAACCCGAGTGATGATGGAGCAGGAGACACTTCAAAGCCCGATGATACGGATCAAGATAACAGTGATGGAACCGAGGAACCAACACAACCAGATAAACCGAGCGATGATGGAGCAGGAGACACTTCAAAGCCCGATGATACGGATCAAAACAACAGTGATGGAACCGAGGAACCAACGGAGCCAGATAAACCGAGCGATGATGGAACAGGAGACACTTCACAACCCGATGATACGGGTCAAGACAACAGTGATGGAACCGAGAAACCAACAGAACCAGATAAACCAAGTGATGGCGGAACAGGAGAGCCAACACAACCAGATAAACCGAGCGATGATGGAGCAGGAGACACTTCAAAGCCCGATGATACGGATCAAAACAACAGTGATGGAACCGAGGAACCAACGGAGCCAGATAACCCGAGCGATGATGGAACAGGAGACACTTCACAACCCGATGATACGGGTCAAGACAACAGTGATGGAACCGAGAAACCAACAGAACCAGATAAACCAAGTGATGGCGGAACAGGAGAGCCAACGCAACCAGATAACCCGAGCGATGATGGGGTAGGAGACACTTCACAACCCGATGATTCAAATAAAACTACATCATCAGGTAGTACAAATCAAAACAATAGCGCCCCAAATAATCCGACAGAGCTAAATCAATCAGATGATAGTAAAAGTAATACAGGAGGGCATGCTACCGAACCTACCAACACAAGCAGTAGTATACTAGCCAATCCAATAGAATCATCCAAGTCTAATAAGTCAATGGGGTCTTCAAATTCATTAACAACTATTAAACCAAGTGAAAGTGCTACTCATGAGTCAAACACTACAGAAAAGACAAAATCGTCTCAAACTATTGATAACAATGAGAATGACCAAAATCTTAGTAGCAATGAACATAGTAATGCATCCACGCAATATGTTTCAGGGAATAATGAGGATAATATCACTTATAGTGATTTAGCTGTAAATGATGAAGAAAAGAACGAGGACTCAGATGATGGACAATTGATTAGTAGATTTAATCAAATGTCAGTAGGGTCTTTTAAATATAATCCATTTGTATTAAATCAAGTAAGGCAGTTAAATAATAATGTAGACAAAGTATCAGATAAAGATATTTCAGCGATTTTAAGAAAACAAGATTTTGC
It encodes the following:
- a CDS encoding nitroreductase family protein; the protein is MGLFSKNTSSLTTFQNAIESRRTIYSLDQDISISDNEVESIIEHAIKHVPSSFNSQSTRIVLLLNDNHNKFWNIAKDELKKVMGDDRDFQPTSDKIDNFKHSHGTILYFEDQEVIEGLQNQMPNYAENFAIWSSQTNAMHQFAIWTALSTEGVGASLQHYNPLVDAAVTETFEIPNTWKLVAQMPFGNIREEAGDKEFHDVSKRFLVRK
- the agrC gene encoding quorum-sensing sensor histidine kinase AgrC, whose translation is MAILNSIILTLFQAIILFVIIKILNNINYNFRDYISILGIIIPSTIVFYFFNTKAMIVLLIGSAIFIYFKNKVIGLVSILIIFFILYIANFLSIWLAAMIYDYIETSLIFNILYLIIFAIITLFFSFIARFFMNQLLRSDLSLNKIYLSIVGTLLLIALLLLYSYVPNKIMSFADIKFVVVMYAVFIITIAILIITISFSIIRQIQYKRNMQEIENYYKYTLQIENINNEMRKFRHDYVNILSTMSEFIRESDMDGLKKYFNEEILPMQDSMQMNTIKINGIENLKVREIKGLLTTKILQAQEKSIRISIEVPEPIERIDMPIINLSRVIGIVLDNAIEASEKIEDDPLIRIAFIKDNDDSVMFIVMNKCEPNMPRIHTLFQENFSTKGKNRGLGLSTLKELTDATSNVLLDTTIDNDYFIQKVEILNSDS
- a CDS encoding accessory gene regulator AgrB, with the protein product MSKLIDNKIDKFSKYLQQRNNLEHIEYLKMRLGMQVVVSNFFKALVTYGVSILCHLFLYTLTVHLSYFFIRLYAHGAHAKSSLLCHMQNLLFFVLLPWLLGYMNVSSLFMYSLAIIGFVVLVIYAPAETKKQPIPIRLKKRKKSKTIVVTLLLLIISVFFKDSYQQLILLGIVLIAGTQLPIFFPKEDVKS
- a CDS encoding SdrH family protein is translated as MKNYISHKLIVSSFAFALSATLVSKPTHAAGEQLDNQLQNNSRTNSEINDNQETSNILNDDTNQDMQQKVNSSGINHPRLVEDPAQVVSAVSGSDKTKNITDTSQSNDTDQDNSDGTEEPTQPDNRSDDGAGDTSQPDDTDQDNSDGTEEPTQPDNPSDDGAGDTSQPDDTNQDNSDGTEKPTEPDKPSDGGTEEPTEPDNPSDDGTGDTSKPDDTDQDNSDGTEKPTEPDNPSDGGTGDTSKPDDTNQDNSDGAEEPTEPDNPSDDGAGDTSKPDDTNQDNSDGAEEPTEPDNPSDDGAGDTSKPDDTDQDNSDGTEEPTQPDKPSDDGAGDTSKPDDTDQNNSDGTEEPTEPDKPSDDGTGDTSQPDDTGQDNSDGTEKPTEPDKPSDGGTGEPTQPDKPSDDGAGDTSKPDDTDQNNSDGTEEPTEPDNPSDDGTGDTSQPDDTGQDNSDGTEKPTEPDKPSDGGTGEPTQPDNPSDDGVGDTSQPDDSNKTTSSGSTNQNNSAPNNPTELNQSDDSKSNTGGHATEPTNTSSSILANPIESSKSNKSMGSSNSLTTIKPSESATHESNTTEKTKSSQTIDNNENDQNLSSNEHSNASTQYVSGNNEDNITYSDLAVNDEEKNEDSDDGQLISRFNQMSVGSFKYNPFVLNQVRQLNNNVDKVSDKDISAILRKQDFADNSYLNKLQKDTNYFKFQYFNPLKSSDYYKNLDKQVLALITGDIGTMPDLKKPEGKALTGKYEYHSSSNEEMTHTKEKEASDTIDIKFERTLFALMTAMIMIFIGMVVGYFVHRKNKK
- a CDS encoding carbon-nitrogen family hydrolase, translating into MNIEIFQFKVEPANVSLNEETITNWFAEYVTSETDIVVLPEMWNNGYALPQLKELSDNQLSRSFEFISKLAIQYKVDVIAGSVSNNLKGDIYNTAFAVSRNGYLINSYNKVHLVPMLNEPSYLSAGNAVPEAFTLSNGAKVTQIICYDLRFPELLRYPARKEAQIVFYVAQWPEVRVDHWIALLKARAIENDIYVVACNGCGDDGKTQYAGHSLVINPNGEIIAQLKDKPDHLSCSLDLDEVTAQREAIPVFKNLRPHLYK
- the agrD gene encoding cyclic lactone autoinducer peptide AgrD; its protein translation is MNIFESILNLFAKFFSVLGVIAGAKPCGGFFDEPEVPSEITKLYE